One Manihot esculenta cultivar AM560-2 chromosome 6, M.esculenta_v8, whole genome shotgun sequence DNA segment encodes these proteins:
- the LOC110616643 gene encoding dolichol-phosphate mannose synthase subunit 3 isoform X1 produces the protein MKHVVKILSILVTISAIWVGLLQTSIVPRSHTWLLPIYFVVSLGCYGLLMVGVGLMQFPTCPQEALLLQQDIMEAKEFLKQKGVDVSSD, from the exons ATGAAGCATGTTGTTAAGATTTTGTCCATCCTAGTGACCATTTCTGCCATTTGGGTTGGCCTCTTGCAGACCTCTATTGTTCCTCGTAGCCATACTTGGTTG CTACCCATCTATTTTGTTGTATCGCTCGGATGCTATGGTTTGTTAATGGTTGGAGTTGGTTTGATGCAATTTCCTACGTGCCCTCAAGAAGCACTATTATTGCAGCAG GACATCATGGAGGCCAAAGAATTTCTAAAGCAAAAAGGGGTTGATGTTAGTTCAGATTGA
- the LOC110616643 gene encoding dolichol-phosphate mannose synthase subunit 3 isoform X2 yields MKHVVKILSILVTISAIWVGLLQTSIVPRSHTWLLPIYFVVSLGCYGLLMVGVGLMQFPTCPQEALLLQQIHQLCD; encoded by the exons ATGAAGCATGTTGTTAAGATTTTGTCCATCCTAGTGACCATTTCTGCCATTTGGGTTGGCCTCTTGCAGACCTCTATTGTTCCTCGTAGCCATACTTGGTTG CTACCCATCTATTTTGTTGTATCGCTCGGATGCTATGGTTTGTTAATGGTTGGAGTTGGTTTGATGCAATTTCCTACGTGCCCTCAAGAAGCACTATTATTGCAGCAG ATACATCAGCTTTGTGATTAG